The genome window CCGCCAAGGTCTTCGATAATATTAATGAGCTTGACGTCGCCGGGCGACAGCTGGCTGCCGGTCAGGAAAACGCGCGGCTGCAGGCCGGGAATTTTATTTTTGTCTACCGGCAGGGTTTTCAGCTCGGCGAGTAGTTCCTGCAACAGTTTTAAATACTCCGCGCGGTCGAGATAAAAGCCCGCGTGCACGATCTCAAAAACCTCGCGCCAGCTCAGATTGGCGTAATCCTGCGCCTGATATTCATACAAATAGCGCAGAGCTTCCCGGATTTTAGCCAGCAGTTCAATAGCCGAATTTAATTTAGCCTCGGTAAGCTGGCGGCCGGTGAATTTTTCCAGCTCGGCGGTAAAAGACCGCAGCTCCTGCCGGAAATATTCCCGTCCTTCCGGCGCGGCAAAACTGCGCGGCACACCCAGAATAGCCGTCTCGTATTTAAAATAATATTTGACCACTTCGGCCAGACGGAAAACCTGCAGACAGCTCGCGTCTACCGCCAGCAGGTCAAGGAGCGGCGTGTAAGCGTCTTTTTTCTCGCCCAGCAGTCCGACTACGGAGCGGACAAAAACACAATTTTTTGTGGAAATATAGCGGGCGCCAATATCGACGAGCTGCTCATCGCCGCCGGTGCCGACGCGGATCGGGACAGCGTCGAGCGCCAGCAAAATTTCTTCCGGCACAAAATAATTGAGCCAGCCGATCACTTTTTGCCCTCGCTGTTTAGCGGCGGCAATCTGCGCCGGACGGTCTTGCAGAGCCTGACGGATCTTATCGAGAGTGGCCGCTTTAACGGCGGTCGTTACGCTGCTTGACATAAGCCCTCCCTGACAGCGTTTTTCCAGGCGATCGCCGCCGCGCCCAAAGCTCCCGTCAACTGCGGATCAAAAGTCGGCTCGACAATATTGACTTTGAGGACTTCCGCGATCGCCTGGCGCATGCCTTTGTTCTTGGCCACGCCGCCGGAAAAAAACACATCGCTCTCAATGCCCACGCGCGAAAACAAACCGGAAATCCGATTGGCGATAGCGTGGTGAATACCGGCCTGGATATTAGCCGGTTTCTCACCGCGCGCGATCAGCGAAATAGTTTCGGACTCGACGAAAACCGTGCAGGTGCTGCTCATCGGCACGATCGAGTCCGCGCTCAAAGCCAGATCGCCGAGGTCTTCTAGCTTGACTTTAAAAACATTGGACATCACTTCCAAAAAACGTCCGGTGCCGGCAGCGCATTTGTCATTCATGGCAAAATCCACCACATTGCCATTGCTGTCCAGACGGATCGCCTTGCAGTCCTGTCCGCCGATGTCGATAATCGTGCGCACTGAAGGATAGAGAAAATTCGCGCCGCGGGCATGGCAGGAAATTTCCGTAACGGTTTTGTTGGCGTAGTCCGCCGAGATGCGGCCGTAGCCCGTGGCCACAATATATTTCAAGGCTTCTCGCGGCACACCCGCGCTGTTCAAAGCATGCTGCAATACGCTTTTGCCGGTCTCTTCTGAATTAAAACCGGAAGGTATCAAACCGTGTCCAATAATTTCGCCGTCCGCAATGATCACCGATTTGGCGGCCAGCGAGCCGACGTCCACTCCAGCCACCACGTCGCCGATTTTCTTTTCCGTATTTGTCATTTCTGTTTAACTCCTTTTCC of Candidatus Margulisiibacteriota bacterium contains these proteins:
- a CDS encoding acyl-CoA dehydratase activase — its product is MTNTEKKIGDVVAGVDVGSLAAKSVIIADGEIIGHGLIPSGFNSEETGKSVLQHALNSAGVPREALKYIVATGYGRISADYANKTVTEISCHARGANFLYPSVRTIIDIGGQDCKAIRLDSNGNVVDFAMNDKCAAGTGRFLEVMSNVFKVKLEDLGDLALSADSIVPMSSTCTVFVESETISLIARGEKPANIQAGIHHAIANRISGLFSRVGIESDVFFSGGVAKNKGMRQAIAEVLKVNIVEPTFDPQLTGALGAAAIAWKNAVREGLCQAA
- a CDS encoding 2-hydroxyacyl-CoA dehydratase family protein: MSSSVTTAVKAATLDKIRQALQDRPAQIAAAKQRGQKVIGWLNYFVPEEILLALDAVPIRVGTGGDEQLVDIGARYISTKNCVFVRSVVGLLGEKKDAYTPLLDLLAVDASCLQVFRLAEVVKYYFKYETAILGVPRSFAAPEGREYFRQELRSFTAELEKFTGRQLTEAKLNSAIELLAKIREALRYLYEYQAQDYANLSWREVFEIVHAGFYLDRAEYLKLLQELLAELKTLPVDKNKIPGLQPRVFLTGSQLSPGDVKLINIIEDLGGQIIGDDLWTGLSSYLDIQVAAPTVDALADGYLARVPHAALPYLDISTDSRIKKLKELLQKFRAQAVIDHTLRYCDPYTFKAGETKDILNNAGFPFLEIHTEYASSDIEAIRTRVEAFLELVRTRNDVAGGI